The Halichoerus grypus chromosome 15, mHalGry1.hap1.1, whole genome shotgun sequence genome includes a window with the following:
- the LOC118533033 gene encoding uncharacterized protein LOC118533033 isoform X2 — protein MATQPELPSGVPVSWRGWVLCVWLLLSVSGASKVSQPSLFQPQSSVLRGSGPTFLLSQREGMPPTYGLGVNPRFLVEMDPAKNAALLTVGNASPADEGIYYCAMWFSGQYVFGEGTRLLYQAKMQSPAFQPPELSLFVPDSGPPSHVLCVALGHNPDPLRVSWVLKGQYQEEEDSTGGAGEPVVSWLQLPQEVAGMSVTCRGLHQTGVSEVVLPLPCGQGCGRRLELENRNETHDKIGHTRLAELEQTLTAAACCYLGLLAAALAYGFIVAALQRDRCCRAHPMEPLTRQGQGAALGSRVQVGRRCPPARAPERKGLSPSGFHVLRGAARAPDPPSLFQPASS, from the exons GTGCCTCAAAGGTCTCCCAGCCCTCTCTGTTCCAGCCTCAGTCTTCTGTG CTGAGGGGGAGTGGCCCCACCTTCCTGCTGAGTCAGCGAGAAGGGATGCCCCCAACCTATGGTTTGGGTGTGAATCCTCGCTTCCTCGTAGAGATGGACCCAGCCAAGAATGCCGCCCTCCTTACCGTGGGCAATGCCAGCCCTGCTGACGAGGGCATCTATTACTGTGCCATGTGGTTTTCAGGCCagtatgtctttggagaaggtACCCGTCTGCTCTATCAGG CTAAGATGCAGTCCCCGGCTTTCCAGCCACCTGAGCTGAGCCTGTTTGTCCCAGACTCTGGCCCTCCCTCCCATGTACTTTGTGTGGCCCTAGGACACAACCCTGACCCTCTGAGGGTCTCCTGGGTCCTGAAAGGCCAGTATCAGGAGGAAGAGGACTCCACTGGGGGAGCCGGGGAGCCCGTGGTCAGCTGGCTGCAGCTGCCTCAGGAGGTGGCAGGGATGTCTGTGACTTGCCGAGGCTTGCACCAGACTGGAGTCTCAGAAGTcgtgctgcccctcccctgcgGCCAAG GGTGCGGGAGAAGGCTGGAACTGGAGAATAGGAATGAGACTCATGACAAGATTGGACACACTCGTCTAG CGGAGCTGGAACAGACCCTCACCGCTGCCGCCTGCTGCTACCTGGGCCTGCTTGCTGCAGCTCTGGCCTATGGCTTCATCGTGGCTGCCCTCCAGAGGGATCGCTGCTGTCGGGCCCACCCTATGGAGCCACTCACCCGACAGGGTCAAGGAGCAGCCCTCGGTTCCAGGGTGCAGGTGGGCAGAAGGTGCCCCCCTGCCAGGGCCCCGGAACGCAAGGGGCTGAGCCCCAGCGGATTCCACGTCCTCCGAGGGGCTGCCCGTGCACCGGACCCTCCCTCCTTGTTCCAGCCAGCTTCCTCCTAG
- the LOC118533033 gene encoding tyrosine-protein phosphatase non-receptor type substrate 1-like isoform X1 produces the protein MATQPELPSGVPVSWRGWVLCVWLLLSVSGASKVSQPSLFQPQSSVVSGQGNPQIWCVVQGSPASAHVLSWYQQLRGSGPTFLLSQREGMPPTYGLGVNPRFLVEMDPAKNAALLTVGNASPADEGIYYCAMWFSGQYVFGEGTRLLYQAKMQSPAFQPPELSLFVPDSGPPSHVLCVALGHNPDPLRVSWVLKGQYQEEEDSTGGAGEPVVSWLQLPQEVAGMSVTCRGLHQTGVSEVVLPLPCGQGCGRRLELENRNETHDKIGHTRLAELEQTLTAAACCYLGLLAAALAYGFIVAALQRDRCCRAHPMEPLTRQGQGAALGSRVQVGRRCPPARAPERKGLSPSGFHVLRGAARAPDPPSLFQPASS, from the exons GTGCCTCAAAGGTCTCCCAGCCCTCTCTGTTCCAGCCTCAGTCTTCTGTGGTGAGTGGGCAAGGCAATCCACAGATCTGGTGTGTGGTGCAGGGCAGCCCTGCCAGCGCTCACGTCTTGTCTTGGTACCAGCAGCTGAGGGGGAGTGGCCCCACCTTCCTGCTGAGTCAGCGAGAAGGGATGCCCCCAACCTATGGTTTGGGTGTGAATCCTCGCTTCCTCGTAGAGATGGACCCAGCCAAGAATGCCGCCCTCCTTACCGTGGGCAATGCCAGCCCTGCTGACGAGGGCATCTATTACTGTGCCATGTGGTTTTCAGGCCagtatgtctttggagaaggtACCCGTCTGCTCTATCAGG CTAAGATGCAGTCCCCGGCTTTCCAGCCACCTGAGCTGAGCCTGTTTGTCCCAGACTCTGGCCCTCCCTCCCATGTACTTTGTGTGGCCCTAGGACACAACCCTGACCCTCTGAGGGTCTCCTGGGTCCTGAAAGGCCAGTATCAGGAGGAAGAGGACTCCACTGGGGGAGCCGGGGAGCCCGTGGTCAGCTGGCTGCAGCTGCCTCAGGAGGTGGCAGGGATGTCTGTGACTTGCCGAGGCTTGCACCAGACTGGAGTCTCAGAAGTcgtgctgcccctcccctgcgGCCAAG GGTGCGGGAGAAGGCTGGAACTGGAGAATAGGAATGAGACTCATGACAAGATTGGACACACTCGTCTAG CGGAGCTGGAACAGACCCTCACCGCTGCCGCCTGCTGCTACCTGGGCCTGCTTGCTGCAGCTCTGGCCTATGGCTTCATCGTGGCTGCCCTCCAGAGGGATCGCTGCTGTCGGGCCCACCCTATGGAGCCACTCACCCGACAGGGTCAAGGAGCAGCCCTCGGTTCCAGGGTGCAGGTGGGCAGAAGGTGCCCCCCTGCCAGGGCCCCGGAACGCAAGGGGCTGAGCCCCAGCGGATTCCACGTCCTCCGAGGGGCTGCCCGTGCACCGGACCCTCCCTCCTTGTTCCAGCCAGCTTCCTCCTAG